The proteins below are encoded in one region of Palleronia sp. LCG004:
- a CDS encoding ParB/RepB/Spo0J family partition protein: MARRRKISAPSAEDLSRFEEEFTAERTGRDSASSPSMAPIAQVARDAAVAGQPLPQDLRQVQARDRRDADLLRVATAEGRLMVELPTGSIDEAVMVRDRTIMDPEEMAELKRSIMSNGLRLPIEVFDQGEDAGPRRYGLISGYRRLRAIRELHAEQGLETGATIRAIIRNPDEMGGALVAMVEENEIRAQLTHYERGRIAAVGMQQGLFGTVEEAVNVLFASASKAKRSKIRAFALIHEELGDMLSHGESLREKDGLKLAQALRHGGQARLREALDLGPASSGPEEWKLLEPAIADVEDNEMAMPDRGGRPRAPEPGARWVTRDRMVLSSGVSIEYGYDNGAHVLKLRGKNVDRTLMESAMEELARLFDQP; the protein is encoded by the coding sequence ATGGCGAGACGTCGTAAGATCAGCGCCCCGAGCGCCGAGGATCTGAGCCGCTTCGAGGAGGAATTCACCGCCGAGCGGACCGGCCGCGACAGCGCCAGCTCGCCCTCGATGGCCCCGATCGCGCAGGTCGCCCGCGACGCGGCGGTGGCGGGCCAGCCGCTGCCGCAGGACCTTCGGCAGGTGCAGGCCCGCGACCGCCGCGACGCCGATCTGCTGCGTGTGGCGACCGCCGAGGGCCGTCTGATGGTCGAGCTTCCGACCGGCTCCATCGACGAGGCGGTGATGGTCCGGGACCGGACGATCATGGACCCCGAGGAGATGGCCGAGCTCAAGCGGTCGATCATGTCGAACGGTCTGCGGCTGCCGATCGAGGTCTTCGATCAGGGCGAGGATGCGGGTCCGCGGCGATACGGACTGATCTCGGGCTATCGCCGGCTCAGGGCCATCCGCGAGCTTCATGCCGAGCAGGGTCTCGAGACCGGTGCCACGATCCGCGCGATCATCCGCAACCCCGACGAGATGGGCGGCGCGCTGGTCGCCATGGTCGAGGAGAACGAGATCCGCGCCCAGCTGACCCATTACGAACGCGGCCGGATCGCCGCCGTGGGGATGCAGCAGGGTCTGTTCGGCACGGTCGAGGAGGCGGTGAACGTCCTGTTCGCGAGCGCGTCGAAAGCCAAGCGGTCCAAGATCCGGGCCTTCGCGCTGATCCACGAGGAACTCGGGGATATGCTGTCGCACGGCGAAAGCCTGCGCGAGAAGGACGGCCTGAAGTTGGCCCAGGCCTTGCGGCATGGCGGACAGGCACGGCTGCGCGAGGCGCTGGATCTGGGCCCGGCCAGCAGCGGTCCGGAGGAGTGGAAACTGCTCGAGCCGGCGATTGCGGATGTCGAGGATAACGAGATGGCGATGCCCGACCGGGGCGGTCGTCCGCGGGCACCGGAGCCGGGGGCGCGGTGGGTCACGCGGGACAGGATGGTCCTGTCGAGCGGCGTGTCGATCGAATACGGCTACGACAACGGTGCGCATGTCCTGAAGCTGAGGGGCAAGAATGTGGACCGGACGCTAATGGAATCGGCGATGGAGGAGCTTGCCCGGCTCTTTGACCAGCCCTAG